The following proteins are encoded in a genomic region of Oncorhynchus keta strain PuntledgeMale-10-30-2019 chromosome 6, Oket_V2, whole genome shotgun sequence:
- the LOC118376630 gene encoding putative bifunctional UDP-N-acetylglucosamine transferase and deubiquitinase ALG13 isoform X5, translating into MFIFYAESYEALHIYCFFIYNILKMQKALKKYFVNMDEYLASIGLYRKMMARDASCLFRAVSEQMYCSQNYHQKIRKDCVTFMRENRCNFEPFVEGSFEKYLERLEDPKETTGQVEIKALSSLYRRCFLVYRYPGKPPTEITEVDYMEKILLCCSNNGHYDVVYPRNYPIHAALCQALLYELLYTQVLGVGEAEVQGALEGFHGGGRRYRNSLSVCSEDAGYDTPEDRGQTLRDDWEFNGHSRTEDKARPGAEEAKTPDGPAKLSLPYKVLKALDSEMYRNVQFDVWHDSRREMQKTDYMVFAGRQYFLGDKCQVRLDPKGKYYNAFIQEVGTHPSAVTVFIEELGEKHLVSLTNFKPVNPVPAWNITPSRKGPSYSRPEQYPGEMDSELRGRRRFFKKPRGKEMLMVAGLPPRFQSGPGGLPPGRAPGMHAPTPPPETMPYEHYRPHLPPRPPRGYGPPRSSARFLNNHPLVGPEMTYYPHSGKRCYHSFDNYSFRRQIPAINKECQFSYVPETGQEAQDMEGTITFYEIEGGDETAFPPLSGQTVENPMVPALPTFWVQQGPSPIPTSGKQALTSSEEDADERSNGDDQGEYSEEYIYTGEDTVFQSPSVYAAAESTANLTIEEGGSRAGSPQEGMASYSYTQSQQVVVKSAVMPAQALTTAPATIFTSSSSSSQTLPAPIASPSNYPQGAPMPPHAMGRQVSSIQVPPSSPWFVNEMGEAVSTIPPPPYSYDSNANDLPRDGKVLQYYFNLGVQWYQQSYWHSMVQMQQAYQQPNAEQQFQSYSGAPPPSDHTVPQSYPETGRAGPDGQGDVLANGTPLPMDPPSAGAPGTVFYPLLQDQCSQPPLHTYEPYVPMLSATYHYLTPWNSGPAQPHVHASYCPSNHPVNYVTAPTHPGHFIPPSM; encoded by the exons ATGTTTATCTTCTACGCGGAAAGTTATGAAGCTTTGCAtatttattgtttttttatttacaaCATCCTTAAAATGCAGAAAGCCTTGAAGAAGTATTTTGTAAACATGGACGAGTATCTAGCCAGCATCGGTCTCTACAGGAAAATGATGGCACGAGACGCGTCCTGTCTATTTCGAGCTGTCTCTGAGCAG ATGTATTGCTCTCAGAATTACCATCAAAAGATAAGGAAAGACTGTGTCACCTTCATGAGAGAGAACCGATGCAACTTTGAACCT TTTGTTGAAGGGTCGTTTGAGAAGTATCTGGAACGTCTGGAGGACCCCAAG GAAACCACTGGCCAAGTTGAGATAAAGGCTTTGTCGTCGTTGTACAG GCGGTGCTTCCTTGTATACAGGTATCCTGGGAAGCCACCAACGGAGATAACTGAAGTAGACTACATGGAGAAG ATTCTGCTGTGTTGCTCCAACAATGGCCATTATGATGTTGTGTACCCCAGGAACTACCCCATCCACGCAGCTCTGTGTCAAG CTCTGTTGTATGAGCTGCTGTACACACAAGTCCTTGGTGTCGGCGAGGCAGAGGTGCAAGGAGCCCTGGAAGGGTTCCATGGCGGAGGTCGTCGCTATAGGAACAGCCTGTCGGTGTGCAGTGAGGATGCAGGCTATGACACCCCTGAGGACAGGGGTCAGACTCTGAG GGATGATTGGGAGTTCAATGGGCACAGTCGCACAGAGGACAAAGCCCGGCCTGGAGCAGAGGAAGCAAAG ACTCCAGATGGACCAGCAAAACTCTCTCTCCCGTACAAGGTGCTCAAAGCACTGGATTCTGAGATGTACAGAAATGTCCAGTTTGATGTATGGCACGACAGTCGCAGAG AGATGCAGAAAACTGATTACATGGTGTTTGCTGGAAGACAGTACTTCTTGGGAGACAAGTGTCAG GTTCGTCTAGACCCCAAAGGGAAGTATTACAATGCTTTCATTCAGGAGGTGGGCACTCACCCCAGCGCTGTGACAGTGTTCATCGAAGAGCTTGGAGAAAA ACATCTTGTGTCTCTGACTAACTTCAAGCCTGTGAACCCTGTCCCTGCCTGGAACATCACCCCGAGCCGCAAGGGACCATCATACAGCCGGCCTGAGCAGTATCCTGGAGAGATGG ATTCAGAGTTGCGGGGCCGGCGGCGTTTCTTTAAGAAACCCAGAGGGAAGGAGATGCTGATGGTGGCTGGCCTGCCTCCCCGCTTTCAATCAGGCCCTGGCGGCCTACCCCCTGGGCGTGCCCCTGGCATGCatgcccccacaccaccaccagagACAATGCCCTACGAACACTATCGGCCTCATCTTCCACCCAGGCCCCCGCGAGGATATGGCCCACCCAG AAGTTCAGCCCGTTTCCTGAACAATCATCCCCTCGTTGGGCCAGAGATGACATACTACCCTCACTCAGGAAAACGCTGCTACCACAGCTTCGACAACTACTCATTCAG GCGCCAGATCCCTGCTATCAACAAGGAGTGCCAGTTCAGCTACGTCCCcgagacaggacaggaggcacAGGACATGGAAGGAACAATCACCTTCTATGAGATTGAGGGGGGAGATGAAACTGCCTTCCCTCCCTTGTCG GGACAGACTGTAGAAAATCCCATGGTTCCAGCACTCCCTACATTCTGGGTGCAGCAGGGGCCAAGCCCCATCCCCACATCTGGTAAACAGGCCTTGACCTCATCAGAGGAGGACGCTGACGAGAGGAGCAATGGTGACGACCAGG GTGAATATTCAGAGGAGTACATCTATACTGGTGAAG ACACAGTGTTCCAGAGCCCATCTGTGTATGCTGCGGCAGAGTCCACTGCCAACCTG ACCATTGAAGAGGGAGGATCTCGTGCTGGCTCACCACAAGAGGGCATGGCTAGCTATAGCTACACTCAGTCACAGCAG GTGGTGGTGAAGTCAGCAGTCATGCCTGCACAGGCTTTAACCACAGCCCCAGCAACTATCTTCACCTCTTCCTCTAGCAGCTCTCAGACCCTTCCAGCACCAATTGCTTCACCCTCAAACTATCCTCAAGGGGCTCCCATGCCCCCACACGCAATGGGCAGACAAG TTTCATCCATTCAggttcccccttcctctccctggtTTGTGAATGAGATGGGGGAAGCGGTCAGCACCATACCCCCTCCACCTTACTCCTATGACTCCAACGCCAACGACCTTCCACGAG ATGGCAAGGTCCTCCAATATTACTTTAATTTAGGAGTCCAA TGGTACCAGCAGAGCTATTGGCATTCCATGGTACAGATGCAGCAGGCGTATCAGCAGCCTAATGCCGAGCAACAGTTCCAGTCCTACTCCGGAGCCCCTCCTCCCTCTGATCACACAGTCCCCCAGTCCTACCCAGAGACTGGGAGAGCAGGGCCTGATGGCCAGGGAGATGTTCTTGCCAATG GCACCCCCCTGCCCATGGACCCTCCCTCAGCAGGAGCCCCAGGCACAGTGTTCTACCCCTTGCTTCAGGACCAGTGCAGCCAACCCCCCCTCCACACCTACGAGCCTTATGTTCCGATGCTCTCTGCCACCTACCATTACCTCACACCCTGGAACTCAGGCCCTGCCCAACCACATGTGCACGCATCCTACTGCCCCTCCAATCACCCAGTCAACTATGTCACTGCACCCACACACCCAGGGCACTTTATTCCTCCCAGCATGTAA
- the LOC118376630 gene encoding putative bifunctional UDP-N-acetylglucosamine transferase and deubiquitinase ALG13 isoform X2, with product MFIFYAESYEALHIYCFFIYNILKMQKALKKYFVNMDEYLASIGLYRKMMARDASCLFRAVSEQMYCSQNYHQKIRKDCVTFMRENRCNFEPFVEGSFEKYLERLEDPKETTGQVEIKALSSLYRRCFLVYRYPGKPPTEITEVDYMEKILLCCSNNGHYDVVYPRNYPIHAALCQALLYELLYTQVLGVGEAEVQGALEGFHGGGRRYRNSLSVCSEDAGYDTPEDRGQTLRDDWEFNGHSRTEDKARPGAEEAKTPDGPAKLSLPYKVLKALDSEMYRNVQFDVWHDSRREMQKTDYMVFAGRQYFLGDKCQVRLDPKGKYYNAFIQEVGTHPSAVTVFIEELGEKHLVSLTNFKPVNPVPAWNITPSRKGPSYSRPEQYPGEMDSELRGRRRFFKKPRGKEMLMVAGLPPRFQSGPGGLPPGRAPGMHAPTPPPETMPYEHYRPHLPPRPPRGYGPPRSSARFLNNHPLVGPEMTYYPHSGKRCYHSFDNYSFRSRRSRRQIPAINKECQFSYVPETGQEAQDMEGTITFYEIEGGDETAFPPLSGQTVENPMVPALPTFWVQQGPSPIPTSGKQALTSSEEDADERSNGDDQGEYSEEYIYTGEDTVFQSPSVYAAAESTANLTIEEGGSRAGSPQEGMASYSYTQSQQVVVKSAVMPAQALTTAPATIFTSSSSSSQTLPAPIASPSNYPQGAPMPPHAMGRQVSSIQVPPSSPWFVNEMGEAVSTIPPPPYSYDSNANDLPRDGKVLQYYFNLGVQWYQQSYWHSMVQMQQAYQQPNAEQQFQSYSGAPPPSDHTVPQSYPETGRAGPDGQGDVLANGTPLPMDPPSAGAPGTVFYPLLQDQCSQPPLHTYEPYVPMLSATYHYLTPWNSGPAQPHVHASYCPSNHPVNYVTAPTHPGHFIPPSM from the exons ATGTTTATCTTCTACGCGGAAAGTTATGAAGCTTTGCAtatttattgtttttttatttacaaCATCCTTAAAATGCAGAAAGCCTTGAAGAAGTATTTTGTAAACATGGACGAGTATCTAGCCAGCATCGGTCTCTACAGGAAAATGATGGCACGAGACGCGTCCTGTCTATTTCGAGCTGTCTCTGAGCAG ATGTATTGCTCTCAGAATTACCATCAAAAGATAAGGAAAGACTGTGTCACCTTCATGAGAGAGAACCGATGCAACTTTGAACCT TTTGTTGAAGGGTCGTTTGAGAAGTATCTGGAACGTCTGGAGGACCCCAAG GAAACCACTGGCCAAGTTGAGATAAAGGCTTTGTCGTCGTTGTACAG GCGGTGCTTCCTTGTATACAGGTATCCTGGGAAGCCACCAACGGAGATAACTGAAGTAGACTACATGGAGAAG ATTCTGCTGTGTTGCTCCAACAATGGCCATTATGATGTTGTGTACCCCAGGAACTACCCCATCCACGCAGCTCTGTGTCAAG CTCTGTTGTATGAGCTGCTGTACACACAAGTCCTTGGTGTCGGCGAGGCAGAGGTGCAAGGAGCCCTGGAAGGGTTCCATGGCGGAGGTCGTCGCTATAGGAACAGCCTGTCGGTGTGCAGTGAGGATGCAGGCTATGACACCCCTGAGGACAGGGGTCAGACTCTGAG GGATGATTGGGAGTTCAATGGGCACAGTCGCACAGAGGACAAAGCCCGGCCTGGAGCAGAGGAAGCAAAG ACTCCAGATGGACCAGCAAAACTCTCTCTCCCGTACAAGGTGCTCAAAGCACTGGATTCTGAGATGTACAGAAATGTCCAGTTTGATGTATGGCACGACAGTCGCAGAG AGATGCAGAAAACTGATTACATGGTGTTTGCTGGAAGACAGTACTTCTTGGGAGACAAGTGTCAG GTTCGTCTAGACCCCAAAGGGAAGTATTACAATGCTTTCATTCAGGAGGTGGGCACTCACCCCAGCGCTGTGACAGTGTTCATCGAAGAGCTTGGAGAAAA ACATCTTGTGTCTCTGACTAACTTCAAGCCTGTGAACCCTGTCCCTGCCTGGAACATCACCCCGAGCCGCAAGGGACCATCATACAGCCGGCCTGAGCAGTATCCTGGAGAGATGG ATTCAGAGTTGCGGGGCCGGCGGCGTTTCTTTAAGAAACCCAGAGGGAAGGAGATGCTGATGGTGGCTGGCCTGCCTCCCCGCTTTCAATCAGGCCCTGGCGGCCTACCCCCTGGGCGTGCCCCTGGCATGCatgcccccacaccaccaccagagACAATGCCCTACGAACACTATCGGCCTCATCTTCCACCCAGGCCCCCGCGAGGATATGGCCCACCCAG AAGTTCAGCCCGTTTCCTGAACAATCATCCCCTCGTTGGGCCAGAGATGACATACTACCCTCACTCAGGAAAACGCTGCTACCACAGCTTCGACAACTACTCATTCAGGTCACG CCGAAGCAGGCGCCAGATCCCTGCTATCAACAAGGAGTGCCAGTTCAGCTACGTCCCcgagacaggacaggaggcacAGGACATGGAAGGAACAATCACCTTCTATGAGATTGAGGGGGGAGATGAAACTGCCTTCCCTCCCTTGTCG GGACAGACTGTAGAAAATCCCATGGTTCCAGCACTCCCTACATTCTGGGTGCAGCAGGGGCCAAGCCCCATCCCCACATCTGGTAAACAGGCCTTGACCTCATCAGAGGAGGACGCTGACGAGAGGAGCAATGGTGACGACCAGG GTGAATATTCAGAGGAGTACATCTATACTGGTGAAG ACACAGTGTTCCAGAGCCCATCTGTGTATGCTGCGGCAGAGTCCACTGCCAACCTG ACCATTGAAGAGGGAGGATCTCGTGCTGGCTCACCACAAGAGGGCATGGCTAGCTATAGCTACACTCAGTCACAGCAG GTGGTGGTGAAGTCAGCAGTCATGCCTGCACAGGCTTTAACCACAGCCCCAGCAACTATCTTCACCTCTTCCTCTAGCAGCTCTCAGACCCTTCCAGCACCAATTGCTTCACCCTCAAACTATCCTCAAGGGGCTCCCATGCCCCCACACGCAATGGGCAGACAAG TTTCATCCATTCAggttcccccttcctctccctggtTTGTGAATGAGATGGGGGAAGCGGTCAGCACCATACCCCCTCCACCTTACTCCTATGACTCCAACGCCAACGACCTTCCACGAG ATGGCAAGGTCCTCCAATATTACTTTAATTTAGGAGTCCAA TGGTACCAGCAGAGCTATTGGCATTCCATGGTACAGATGCAGCAGGCGTATCAGCAGCCTAATGCCGAGCAACAGTTCCAGTCCTACTCCGGAGCCCCTCCTCCCTCTGATCACACAGTCCCCCAGTCCTACCCAGAGACTGGGAGAGCAGGGCCTGATGGCCAGGGAGATGTTCTTGCCAATG GCACCCCCCTGCCCATGGACCCTCCCTCAGCAGGAGCCCCAGGCACAGTGTTCTACCCCTTGCTTCAGGACCAGTGCAGCCAACCCCCCCTCCACACCTACGAGCCTTATGTTCCGATGCTCTCTGCCACCTACCATTACCTCACACCCTGGAACTCAGGCCCTGCCCAACCACATGTGCACGCATCCTACTGCCCCTCCAATCACCCAGTCAACTATGTCACTGCACCCACACACCCAGGGCACTTTATTCCTCCCAGCATGTAA